From Vibrio artabrorum, a single genomic window includes:
- the mutY gene encoding A/G-specific adenine glycosylase, with protein sequence MTPFATAILKWYDAYGRKELPWQQNKTAYTVWLSEIMLQQTQVATVIPYYQRFLERFPTVIDLANAEQDEVLHLWTGLGYYARARNLHKAAKIVAEQYGGEFPLSIEEMNALPGIGRSTAAAVLSSVHKLPHAILDGNVKRTLARSFAVEGWPGQKRVENQLWEYAEAHTPNKDVDKYNQAMMDMGAMVCTRSKPKCTLCPIESMCEAKKLDRQLDFPGKKPKQEKPVKETWFVILYHDNQVWLEQRPQSGIWGGLFCFPQNENAEIEHQLDLRSIKDTQTASIKTMIAFRHTFSHYHLDITPVLVKLDKQPDLIMEGTKGLWYNLSKLEEIGLAAPVKLLIESLPFELNDDV encoded by the coding sequence GTGACTCCTTTCGCAACCGCCATATTAAAGTGGTATGACGCCTACGGGCGTAAAGAATTACCTTGGCAACAAAACAAAACCGCCTACACCGTTTGGCTATCTGAAATTATGCTTCAGCAGACTCAAGTCGCCACGGTGATTCCATACTACCAGCGCTTCTTGGAGCGTTTTCCTACGGTTATCGATCTAGCGAATGCCGAACAAGATGAGGTACTCCACTTATGGACAGGACTTGGTTATTACGCACGGGCTCGTAATCTACATAAAGCAGCCAAAATAGTTGCTGAGCAATATGGTGGGGAATTTCCGCTGTCTATCGAAGAGATGAACGCGCTACCGGGCATCGGTCGCTCAACTGCAGCTGCCGTGCTGTCATCGGTTCATAAGCTGCCTCATGCGATTCTTGATGGCAATGTAAAACGAACGCTTGCGAGAAGCTTTGCCGTTGAAGGTTGGCCGGGGCAAAAGAGAGTCGAGAACCAGCTTTGGGAATATGCAGAGGCACACACTCCGAACAAAGATGTCGATAAGTACAACCAAGCAATGATGGACATGGGTGCGATGGTTTGTACCCGTAGCAAGCCTAAGTGCACCTTGTGCCCAATTGAAAGCATGTGTGAAGCCAAGAAGCTTGATAGACAGCTCGACTTCCCAGGCAAAAAGCCCAAGCAAGAAAAGCCAGTAAAAGAAACATGGTTTGTGATTCTGTATCACGACAACCAAGTGTGGCTCGAACAGCGCCCTCAATCAGGTATCTGGGGCGGATTGTTTTGTTTCCCTCAAAATGAAAACGCAGAGATCGAACATCAACTGGATCTTCGTTCGATCAAAGACACTCAAACAGCTTCGATCAAGACAATGATTGCGTTTAGGCACACTTTCAGCCACTACCACCTCGATATCACTCCCGTATTAGTGAAATTAGATAAACAACCAGATTTGATAATGGAAGGGACTAAAGGTCTCTGGTATAACTTATCAAAACTGGAAGAAATTGGCCTAGCCGCTCCTGTAAAGCTGCTTATTGAGAGCCTACCCTTTGAACTGAACGACGACGTTTGA
- a CDS encoding oxidative damage protection protein, with translation MSRTVFCARLQKDAEGLDFQLYPGDLGKRIFDNVSKEAWGQWQSKQTMLINEKKLNMMDPEHRKLLETEMVNFLFEGKDVVIDGYTPPSE, from the coding sequence ATGAGCCGCACTGTATTTTGTGCTCGCCTTCAAAAAGATGCTGAAGGCCTAGATTTTCAACTTTACCCAGGTGACTTAGGTAAGCGTATCTTTGACAACGTATCTAAAGAAGCTTGGGGACAATGGCAAAGCAAGCAAACTATGCTTATCAATGAAAAGAAGCTAAACATGATGGATCCTGAGCATCGTAAACTTCTAGAAACAGAGATGGTAAACTTCCTTTTCGAAGGTAAAGATGTCGTTATTGATGGCTATACTCCGCCAAGTGAATAA
- the trmB gene encoding tRNA (guanosine(46)-N7)-methyltransferase TrmB: MSEVTTNEYTEDGKLVRKIRSFVRREGRLTKGQENAMNECWPTMGIDYNPELLNWKEVFGNDNPVVLEIGFGMGASLVEMAKNAPEKNFLGIEVHSPGVGACLGTARDAGVTNLRVMCHDAVEVFEHMIPDSSLHTLQLFFPDPWHKARHHKRRIVKAEFAEMVRGKLQLDTGIFHMATDWENYAEHMIEVMNAAPGFENIAEDGDYIPRPDERPLTKFEARGHRLGHGVWDIKFKRTK, from the coding sequence ATGAGTGAAGTGACCACTAACGAATATACTGAAGACGGCAAACTGGTTCGTAAGATCCGTAGTTTTGTTCGCCGCGAAGGCCGCTTAACAAAAGGCCAAGAGAACGCGATGAATGAATGTTGGCCAACAATGGGTATCGACTACAACCCAGAGCTTCTTAACTGGAAAGAAGTCTTTGGCAACGATAACCCGGTTGTACTCGAGATTGGTTTCGGTATGGGTGCATCACTGGTTGAAATGGCAAAGAACGCACCTGAGAAAAATTTCTTAGGGATTGAAGTTCATAGCCCGGGTGTGGGGGCGTGTTTAGGTACTGCTCGCGATGCTGGTGTCACTAACCTACGTGTCATGTGTCATGATGCAGTAGAAGTATTCGAACACATGATTCCAGATAGCAGCCTGCATACGCTGCAACTGTTCTTCCCTGACCCATGGCACAAAGCTCGTCACCATAAGCGTCGTATCGTTAAGGCTGAGTTTGCAGAGATGGTTCGCGGTAAGCTTCAACTTGATACTGGTATTTTCCACATGGCAACAGACTGGGAAAACTACGCCGAACATATGATTGAAGTGATGAACGCAGCTCCAGGCTTCGAGAATATCGCTGAAGATGGCGATTACATCCCTCGTCCGGATGAGCGCCCGCTAACGAAGTTTGAAGCACGTGGCCACCGTTTAGGCCATGGTGTTTGGGACATTAAGTTCAAGCGTACTAAGTAA
- a CDS encoding methyl-accepting chemotaxis protein, giving the protein MKLKTQAYLLSGIILIALLALTATGLWTLRVASNMDNEARVTELFKSAYSILTEVEKMAIDGTLEEEQAKQLAIRLLRNNIYKDNEYVYVADENMTFVATPLDPQLHGTSFNDFKDGNGNSVGQLIQRILGNRTGQIIEYTWTQKLPDGTIEEKLSIAEKTPHWGWVVGTGIGFNEVNARFWSTAQWQLLLCVVIAGLILSSLIVSIKRMLALLGGEPKDVREAVQAVAQGRIQTSFETQATEGSIYHAVQKMSQSLAELVSNLDSSMLALRGELQRVEDRAGSIAQLTETQQQSTEMIATAMTEMASSANNVADSASDTARNTDEADKQSLHTQQLIHNTVDNIQGLAGQLGTASQAVANLDNDVNNIVKVLDVIGDIAEQTNLLALNAAIEAARAGEQGRGFAVVADEVRNLAGRTQSSTKEIQLMINNLQEGSRNAIQTMEVCAATSESTVTESQSASEALQQIVIALESISSMSHQIATAAAEQTQVSDDISKRINMIEESGNQLSNVVTESHNSTQTLSSLSNELEAWVNRFEVKH; this is encoded by the coding sequence ATGAAACTAAAAACGCAAGCTTACTTACTATCGGGCATCATCTTGATAGCTCTACTAGCACTAACTGCCACTGGTTTATGGACCTTGAGAGTCGCTAGCAACATGGACAACGAAGCTCGCGTGACAGAGCTATTTAAGAGTGCATACAGCATCCTCACTGAAGTTGAGAAAATGGCAATTGATGGCACACTAGAAGAAGAACAAGCTAAACAGCTTGCTATTCGCCTTCTACGTAACAACATCTATAAAGACAATGAATATGTCTACGTTGCGGACGAGAACATGACGTTTGTCGCGACACCATTAGATCCTCAACTACATGGGACCAGCTTTAACGATTTTAAAGATGGCAACGGTAATAGTGTTGGCCAACTGATCCAAAGAATACTTGGTAATCGTACTGGCCAAATCATTGAGTACACTTGGACACAAAAACTACCAGATGGAACGATTGAAGAAAAACTGTCTATTGCAGAAAAAACGCCACATTGGGGCTGGGTTGTAGGTACAGGTATCGGCTTCAACGAAGTGAACGCACGTTTCTGGTCTACCGCTCAATGGCAACTATTACTGTGCGTCGTTATTGCAGGTCTAATTCTTTCTAGTTTAATCGTATCTATTAAACGAATGCTAGCGCTTCTTGGTGGTGAGCCTAAAGACGTAAGAGAGGCTGTACAAGCCGTAGCACAAGGTCGAATTCAAACCTCTTTCGAAACTCAGGCAACGGAGGGTAGTATTTACCACGCCGTACAAAAAATGAGTCAATCTCTGGCAGAGCTCGTCTCAAACCTTGACTCTTCTATGCTGGCATTGAGAGGAGAACTGCAACGCGTAGAAGATCGTGCCGGCTCTATCGCTCAACTGACAGAAACGCAACAACAATCAACTGAGATGATCGCGACAGCAATGACCGAGATGGCCTCTTCAGCCAATAACGTTGCCGATTCAGCTAGCGATACCGCACGAAACACTGATGAGGCGGATAAACAGAGCCTACACACTCAACAGCTGATCCACAACACAGTAGATAACATTCAAGGCTTAGCAGGCCAACTAGGGACAGCGAGCCAAGCTGTCGCTAACCTAGACAACGATGTAAACAACATTGTGAAAGTCTTAGATGTGATTGGTGATATAGCGGAGCAAACTAATTTGCTAGCACTTAACGCAGCCATTGAAGCAGCTCGAGCGGGCGAACAAGGTCGTGGATTTGCGGTTGTGGCAGATGAAGTTCGAAACCTTGCAGGCCGAACACAATCAAGCACCAAAGAAATACAGTTAATGATTAATAACCTTCAAGAAGGATCTCGCAACGCAATTCAAACTATGGAAGTTTGTGCTGCGACCAGTGAAAGCACTGTGACAGAGTCTCAAAGCGCCTCTGAAGCACTACAACAGATTGTCATCGCATTAGAGTCTATTTCATCAATGAGTCATCAAATCGCGACAGCGGCCGCTGAGCAGACTCAGGTGAGCGATGATATATCAAAACGTATCAATATGATCGAAGAAAGTGGTAACCAACTGAGCAATGTCGTGACAGAAAGTCATAACAGCACCCAAACTCTCAGCTCCCTTTCCAACGAATTAGAAGCTTGGGTTAATCGGTTTGAAGTAAAACACTAA
- the mltC gene encoding membrane-bound lytic murein transglycosylase MltC has protein sequence MKKLSYFLITMLLTGCSREFVESLYDVNYEPTNRFVSNLAELPGQFEKDTGALDALINSFSGNIQKRWGSSEVKMAGKSNYVKYIDNYLSRSEVNFSQGLITVETVSSTEPKKHLKNAIITTLLTPDDPANVDLFSSKSIKLEGQPFLYNQVVDQEKKPIQWTWRANKFADYLIAHNLKVKEVDFKKAYYVEIPMVADHANRRSYKYADIVHRASQRYDIPEDLIYAIIKTESSFNPYAVSWANAYGLMQVVPKTAGRDVFKLVKNRSGEPSPEYLFNPENNIDVGTAYFYILKNRYLKGVKHPTTLEYSMISAYNGGTGGVLNTFSKDRKRAMRDLNSLQPSQAYWALTKKHPNKESRRYLEKVTKFKKDFNQGKT, from the coding sequence ATGAAAAAGCTAAGTTACTTCCTAATAACCATGTTGTTAACTGGGTGCAGTCGTGAATTTGTCGAAAGCCTTTATGATGTGAATTACGAGCCCACCAACCGATTTGTAAGTAATTTGGCAGAACTCCCTGGTCAATTTGAAAAAGACACCGGAGCACTAGATGCTTTGATTAATAGCTTTTCAGGTAATATCCAAAAGCGCTGGGGCAGCAGTGAAGTAAAGATGGCAGGTAAGAGTAACTATGTGAAATACATAGACAATTACTTAAGTCGTTCTGAAGTCAACTTTAGTCAAGGTCTGATCACCGTTGAAACCGTCTCTTCAACTGAACCGAAAAAACACCTCAAAAATGCGATTATAACGACACTTCTCACACCAGATGACCCCGCTAATGTCGATCTATTTTCGTCTAAAAGCATTAAGTTAGAGGGGCAACCTTTTCTCTACAATCAAGTCGTTGATCAAGAAAAAAAACCGATTCAATGGACATGGCGAGCCAACAAATTTGCCGACTACCTGATCGCCCATAACTTAAAAGTTAAGGAAGTCGACTTTAAAAAAGCCTACTACGTTGAGATTCCAATGGTGGCCGATCACGCCAACAGACGAAGCTACAAATACGCTGATATTGTTCATCGCGCATCCCAACGTTACGACATTCCTGAAGACTTGATTTACGCCATCATCAAAACAGAAAGCAGTTTTAACCCCTACGCTGTGAGCTGGGCGAACGCCTATGGCCTGATGCAAGTGGTTCCTAAAACCGCCGGCCGAGATGTATTTAAACTCGTAAAAAACAGGTCTGGAGAGCCAAGTCCTGAGTATTTATTCAATCCAGAAAACAATATTGATGTTGGCACCGCATACTTTTACATACTTAAAAATCGTTATTTGAAAGGCGTAAAGCACCCGACAACTCTCGAATACAGCATGATCTCAGCATACAATGGCGGCACAGGAGGTGTCCTTAACACCTTTAGCAAAGACAGAAAGCGAGCAATGCGAGACTTAAATTCGTTGCAACCTAGCCAAGCTTACTGGGCTCTGACAAAGAAACACCCAAATAAAGAGTCACGACGATACTTAGAAAAAGTAACAAAATTCAAGAAAGACTTTAACCAAGGTAAAACGTAA
- a CDS encoding DUF2391 family protein: MKLSFNFEDASQIFVGSFALAVPISFSEEAWKLGETLPTANLLLLFLLSAVFLGFYTYESVFQKDVVARLPVFIFRIIIAYVMTALVVALVLTCLDKLPLLSDPVVSIKRVIVISMPASMGAIVVDSFDKE; encoded by the coding sequence ATGAAATTGAGTTTTAACTTTGAAGATGCGAGCCAGATCTTTGTCGGATCTTTTGCCTTGGCCGTGCCGATTTCTTTTTCTGAAGAGGCTTGGAAGTTAGGGGAGACTTTACCTACCGCTAATCTATTGCTGCTATTTTTGTTGTCTGCGGTGTTCCTAGGCTTCTATACGTATGAGAGTGTCTTTCAAAAAGATGTTGTTGCACGGTTGCCAGTGTTTATTTTCAGAATAATTATTGCTTATGTTATGACGGCATTGGTCGTTGCTTTGGTACTGACTTGCCTGGACAAATTACCTCTATTGAGTGATCCCGTAGTATCGATCAAAAGAGTGATTGTTATTTCAATGCCAGCCTCTATGGGCGCTATTGTAGTGGATAGTTTTGATAAAGAGTGA